The Actinomycetota bacterium sequence GATTGCTACGCGTCGAAGTGGAGTCTGATCATCGAACGGCCGACGGCAGCGAGCTCTGCGGCCGTGGGCCGGTGACCCTCGGCGACGGCCAGACCGAGCTTTCGCGGCCCGACCTCTCGTATCGCGACGGCCAGCGCGGACCCGACCTGGTCGGGGTCCTCCACCAGCTCGGCCCGGGCGGGCCGCGCCTGGCCGGCCCGCATCACGATCACCTCGGCTCCGCCCGCGAAGTTGAGCCGCCACGGTCGGTCGGTGAACACCGACGGGACGCCCGCGACATCGTGGACGCCGACCGGGATGTCGCGCCGTCTCCCGCTGTGCCGCCCGTGGTAGCGGAGCACGGCGAGGGGTTCCATCCGCCGTCCGAGGCGCGAACGGATCGCGACGCGCATCAACGGGTTGAAAAGCCGCATGAGCCGGGCCGGCGGCGGCTTCGACCGCACGGACGGGATTGTCGTGTCCTGCGCCTGATTATTCATTAGACTTCGAGTCTCATGAAAACGAACGTTCCTGTCAAGCGCGCGTATCGGTCCGCGCTGCGCCGGTCGCAGGCCGAGTCGACCCGGATGTCGACGATTCGCGCCGCGACCGAGCTGTTCGTCGACGAGGGCTACGGGCCGGTCTCGATCGACGCCATCGCCTCCGCCGCGGGCGTGAGCCGGGCCACGGTGTTCAACGCGTTCGGCGGCAAGCCGTCGTTGTTACGGGCCGCGTACGACGTCGCCATCGTCGGCGACGACGAGCCCGTGCCGCTGCCGGAGCGCCCGTGGGCGCGACCGGTGCGCG is a genomic window containing:
- a CDS encoding grhN; this encodes MRSKPPPARLMRLFNPLMRVAIRSRLGRRMEPLAVLRYHGRHSGRRRDIPVGVHDVAGVPSVFTDRPWRLNFAGGAEVIVMRAGQARPARAELVEDPDQVGSALAVAIREVGPRKLGLAVAEGHRPTAAELAAVGRSMIRLHFDA